In Sphingobium sp. Z007, one DNA window encodes the following:
- a CDS encoding L-serine ammonia-lyase yields the protein MSKSRIDAAAAISVTDLFTIGIGPSSSHTVGPMRAALMFIDSLPAQPQRVQCELFGSLALTGRGHATDSAVLLGLSGYRPEGVDPDAIPAILSAIRTDGRIRAGSAVGHWLSFEEARDLIFRMGEFLEAHSNGMRFTAWIDGRDDPLVRDYYSIGGGAVLPGTTLTKDAAPLGHNVVQPYPFSSGAEMLAQGEATGLSIATLVLRNEGAWRTQAETDAFLDSVIDAMSASIDRGLEQEGLLPGGLKVRRRARAIHQRLRLQQDALGPAQIFEWVSLFALAVNEENAAGGRVVTAPTNGAAGVIPAVLHYYRRFVPGADRDGERRFLLTAAAMGFLYKKRASISAAEMGCQGEVGVACSMAAAGLAAVLGGTNGQIENAAEIGMEHNLGLTCDPIGGLVQIPCIERNTMGAVKAINAAYLALQGDGRHIVSLDAVIETMRQTGEDMASRYKETSLGGLAVNVVEC from the coding sequence GTGAGCAAGAGCCGGATCGACGCCGCCGCCGCGATCAGCGTGACGGACCTGTTCACCATCGGCATCGGCCCGTCCAGCTCGCACACCGTCGGCCCGATGCGCGCCGCGCTGATGTTCATTGACTCGCTGCCCGCCCAGCCGCAGCGGGTGCAATGCGAATTATTCGGATCGTTGGCGCTGACCGGCCGGGGCCATGCGACCGATAGCGCCGTCCTGCTTGGCCTGTCGGGCTATCGCCCCGAAGGTGTCGATCCCGATGCGATCCCCGCGATCCTGTCCGCCATCCGCACCGACGGCCGCATCCGCGCGGGTAGCGCCGTCGGTCATTGGCTGTCGTTCGAGGAAGCGCGCGACCTCATTTTCCGCATGGGTGAGTTTCTGGAGGCGCACAGTAATGGGATGCGCTTCACCGCCTGGATCGACGGGCGCGACGACCCGCTGGTGCGCGACTATTATTCGATCGGCGGTGGCGCGGTGTTGCCCGGCACGACGCTAACCAAAGACGCGGCGCCGCTCGGCCACAATGTCGTCCAGCCCTATCCCTTCTCCTCCGGCGCGGAAATGCTGGCGCAGGGCGAAGCGACCGGCCTGTCGATCGCGACCCTGGTCTTGCGCAACGAAGGCGCCTGGCGGACGCAGGCGGAGACGGACGCCTTCCTTGACAGCGTGATAGACGCGATGAGCGCCTCGATCGACCGGGGGCTGGAGCAAGAGGGGCTGCTCCCCGGCGGCCTCAAGGTCCGCCGCCGCGCCCGCGCCATTCACCAGCGACTGCGGCTGCAACAGGATGCGCTGGGTCCGGCGCAGATATTCGAGTGGGTCAGCCTGTTCGCGCTGGCGGTGAATGAGGAAAATGCAGCCGGCGGCCGGGTCGTCACCGCCCCTACCAACGGCGCGGCGGGCGTGATCCCGGCGGTGCTGCATTATTACCGCCGCTTCGTGCCCGGCGCGGATCGGGACGGGGAACGCCGCTTCCTGCTGACCGCCGCCGCCATGGGCTTCCTCTACAAGAAGCGCGCGTCCATCTCCGCCGCCGAAATGGGGTGCCAGGGGGAGGTCGGCGTCGCCTGTTCCATGGCGGCGGCGGGCCTCGCCGCCGTGCTGGGCGGCACCAACGGCCAGATCGAAAATGCCGCCGAAATCGGCATGGAACATAATCTCGGCCTCACCTGCGATCCGATCGGTGGCCTCGTCCAGATTCCCTGTATCGAGCGCAATACGATGGGCGCGGTCAAGGCGATCAACGCCGCTTATCTCGCGCTCCAGGGCGATGGCCGCCACATCGTCAGCCTGGACGCCGTCATCGAAACCATGCGCCAGACGGGCGAGGACATGGCCAGCCGCTACAAAGAAACCTCGCTGGGCGGTTTGGCGGTCAATGTCGTGGAATGTTGA
- a CDS encoding outer membrane protein produces the protein MRKLMVATLLVGATVATPVFAQDVGPTFTGPRVEAILGYDRTGAGSDVDNDNGNDDQKIDGLLYGVGAGYDVNLGSAVVGVEGEYTDSTAKSSRSDFSDQFGFGRVKQGRDLYIGARAGILANPATLIYVKGGYTNTKLDVLAGDSNQETDTNFKLDGWRIGAGVERAINANTFAKIEYRYSKYEDAKIEFANGATSRDFGIDTDRHQVVGSVGWRF, from the coding sequence ATGCGTAAGTTGATGGTCGCAACCCTTCTCGTCGGCGCCACTGTCGCCACACCCGTTTTCGCGCAGGATGTCGGCCCGACCTTCACCGGTCCGCGCGTCGAAGCGATCCTGGGCTATGATCGCACCGGGGCCGGCAGTGACGTGGACAATGACAATGGCAATGACGATCAGAAGATCGACGGGCTGCTGTATGGCGTCGGCGCGGGTTATGACGTGAACCTGGGCAGCGCAGTCGTGGGCGTGGAAGGTGAGTATACCGACTCCACCGCCAAGAGCAGCCGCAGCGACTTTTCCGACCAGTTCGGCTTTGGCCGCGTCAAGCAGGGCCGCGACCTCTATATCGGCGCGCGCGCCGGTATCCTCGCCAACCCCGCCACGCTGATCTATGTGAAGGGCGGCTACACCAACACGAAGCTCGACGTGCTGGCCGGCGACAGCAATCAGGAAACCGACACCAATTTCAAGCTGGACGGCTGGCGCATCGGCGCGGGCGTGGAACGGGCGATCAACGCCAACACCTTCGCCAAGATCGAATATCGCTATTCCAAATATGAAGACGCGAAGATCGAGTTCGCCAACGGCGCAACAAGCCGCGATTTTGGCATCGACACCGATCGCCACCAGGTGGTCGGCAGTGTCGGCTGGCGTTTCTAA
- a CDS encoding thioesterase family protein: MSNAIPHNVPIGIDPADIDFMGHVNNASYLKWVQEAVLDHWRALAPAEAVAQHLWVALKHEITYRKPTFLDDDVIATVLLEKVQGARAFYETIIKRGEEVLAEVKSSWCCIDASSLRPARLTREVIQHFFVRDEGEAGR; encoded by the coding sequence GTGAGTAACGCGATTCCCCATAATGTGCCGATTGGCATCGATCCGGCCGACATCGACTTCATGGGTCATGTCAACAATGCCAGCTACCTGAAATGGGTGCAGGAGGCGGTGCTGGACCATTGGCGCGCACTGGCCCCGGCCGAAGCAGTCGCCCAGCATCTGTGGGTCGCGCTCAAGCATGAAATCACCTATCGCAAGCCCACCTTCCTGGACGACGACGTGATCGCGACCGTTCTGCTGGAAAAGGTGCAGGGCGCCCGCGCCTTCTACGAAACCATCATCAAGCGCGGCGAGGAAGTCCTGGCGGAGGTCAAGTCCAGCTGGTGCTGCATCGACGCCAGCAGCCTGCGCCCGGCGCGCCTGACGCGCGAGGTGATCCAGCATTTCTTCGTTAGGGATGAGGGTGAGGCGGGACGGTAG
- a CDS encoding immunity 26/phosphotriesterase HocA family protein: protein MKPSKNVRRREGDLLAIDLEDGRRSYAHVAAEPLIVFFEGCFTDNLTSEEIGGLPILCRLWVANHAITKGRWSIVGRAALAPENQEEPFFYKQDAITGRLSLYHSSFAQTNWERAASLAECEALECAAVWEPEHVEDRLRNHYDGKPNKWTESLEINVAAIS, encoded by the coding sequence ATGAAGCCTTCCAAGAATGTCCGCCGACGCGAAGGCGATCTCCTTGCAATTGATCTCGAAGATGGCCGACGTTCATATGCTCATGTCGCGGCTGAACCACTGATCGTGTTCTTCGAAGGTTGTTTCACGGACAATCTGACATCCGAGGAAATCGGCGGTCTTCCGATACTATGCCGTTTGTGGGTCGCAAACCATGCGATAACCAAGGGGCGTTGGTCGATAGTCGGCCGAGCAGCGCTTGCGCCAGAAAATCAAGAAGAACCATTCTTCTATAAACAGGATGCGATCACGGGCCGGTTATCGCTATATCATTCCTCCTTCGCACAAACGAATTGGGAGCGAGCCGCAAGTTTAGCGGAATGCGAAGCCTTAGAATGCGCAGCCGTTTGGGAGCCGGAACACGTCGAAGATCGATTGCGGAACCATTACGATGGAAAGCCAAATAAGTGGACCGAGAGCCTCGAGATCAACGTAGCGGCGATCTCCTAG
- the pyrF gene encoding orotidine-5'-phosphate decarboxylase: MSSPIYVAIDTPDLTKAQTLAGQVKHHVGGLKLGLEFFCANGHHGVHEMMKFGLPIFLDLKLHDIPNTVAKAVQALHVLEPAILTVHAAGGRAMLEDAKAAAGVKTKVVAVTVLTSLDDADLLDIGVGGKAEDQVRRLADLAQSAGLDGIVCSGEEVAVVKKHWSDGFFVVPGVRPAGGALGDQKRAVTPREALDRGASILVVGRPISLAENPDMAAREIEATL, from the coding sequence ATGAGCAGCCCCATCTATGTCGCCATCGACACGCCCGACCTGACCAAGGCGCAGACGCTGGCCGGTCAGGTGAAGCATCATGTCGGCGGGCTGAAACTGGGCCTCGAATTTTTCTGCGCCAACGGCCATCACGGCGTGCATGAGATGATGAAGTTTGGCCTGCCGATCTTCTTGGACCTGAAACTCCACGACATTCCCAATACGGTGGCCAAGGCGGTGCAGGCGCTGCATGTGCTGGAACCCGCGATCCTGACCGTCCATGCCGCGGGCGGCCGGGCGATGCTGGAGGATGCGAAGGCGGCGGCCGGGGTCAAGACCAAGGTCGTGGCCGTGACCGTGTTGACCAGCTTGGACGATGCGGACCTGCTGGACATCGGCGTAGGTGGGAAGGCGGAAGATCAGGTCCGCCGCCTGGCCGACCTGGCGCAGAGCGCCGGGCTGGACGGCATCGTTTGTTCGGGCGAGGAAGTCGCCGTGGTCAAGAAACATTGGTCCGACGGCTTCTTCGTGGTGCCGGGCGTGCGGCCCGCGGGCGGCGCGCTGGGCGACCAGAAACGCGCCGTGACCCCGCGCGAGGCTCTGGACCGGGGCGCGTCGATCCTGGTGGTGGGGCGGCCGATCAGCCTGGCGGAGAACCCGGATATGGCGGCGCGGGAGATTGAGGCGACGCTTTAA
- a CDS encoding lipopolysaccharide assembly protein LapA domain-containing protein → MQFLRTAFWVVIAVGLAFFCMANYVPVTVRLWGDMVMETKLPVLLIGAFLLGALPFWIMARATRWRLKRRLHSTEKALVVATAAAAPPPPPPAFPDAPIVSGGLPDPLAPTTPSPTGPV, encoded by the coding sequence ATGCAATTTTTGCGGACAGCCTTCTGGGTCGTTATCGCCGTGGGACTCGCCTTCTTCTGCATGGCGAACTATGTGCCCGTGACCGTGCGCCTGTGGGGCGACATGGTGATGGAAACCAAGCTGCCCGTGTTGCTGATCGGCGCGTTCCTGCTGGGGGCGTTGCCCTTCTGGATCATGGCGCGGGCGACACGCTGGCGTTTGAAGCGGCGGCTGCACAGCACGGAAAAGGCGCTGGTTGTCGCGACCGCCGCCGCCGCGCCGCCGCCCCCGCCACCCGCCTTCCCGGATGCGCCGATCGTAAGCGGCGGCCTGCCCGATCCGCTCGCCCCCACCACCCCAAGCCCAACAGGACCGGTATGA
- a CDS encoding aldose 1-epimerase → MQAGGLEAAFSPAVGGSLRSLALDGVDLLRRAPDGATDPLAMASFPLVPYANRIADGRFSFAGQSYQLPLNFGDHPHSIHGFGWQTAWTASETAETAATLVHDHGGDAGWPWPYRAQQRVAVTPSQLSMSLSITNVGDADMLAGLGFHPYFLADAATMIQFDADDLWLSTPDMLPDRQAPADALGDWSRPTIVRGDTLVDNAYSGWNGSATIQRGDGLRLTLRATGADFLHVYRPPASGDFCLEPVSHMPDAINRGGMASLAPNDTVHLTMTIQIDKIDQTLPKSAGIA, encoded by the coding sequence TTGCAGGCGGGAGGGCTGGAAGCGGCCTTCTCGCCTGCTGTCGGCGGATCGCTGCGGAGCCTCGCGCTGGACGGCGTGGACCTGCTGCGCCGCGCGCCGGATGGGGCAACCGATCCGCTCGCCATGGCCAGTTTTCCGCTGGTCCCCTATGCCAATCGCATCGCGGACGGGCGGTTCAGCTTTGCCGGGCAAAGCTATCAGCTTCCCCTCAATTTCGGCGATCATCCGCACAGCATCCATGGCTTTGGCTGGCAGACGGCGTGGACAGCGAGCGAGACAGCTGAAACGGCGGCAACACTGGTTCATGACCATGGCGGCGATGCCGGATGGCCCTGGCCCTATCGGGCACAGCAGCGGGTCGCGGTGACGCCGTCACAACTGTCCATGTCGCTGTCCATCACCAATGTCGGCGACGCTGATATGCTTGCTGGCCTGGGTTTTCACCCTTATTTCCTGGCCGACGCCGCGACCATGATTCAGTTCGATGCGGACGACTTATGGCTTTCCACCCCCGACATGCTCCCCGACCGGCAAGCGCCTGCCGATGCGCTGGGCGACTGGTCGCGGCCCACGATCGTGCGCGGCGATACGTTGGTCGATAATGCCTATTCCGGCTGGAACGGCAGTGCGACGATCCAGCGGGGCGACGGCCTGCGCCTGACGCTGCGCGCGACCGGAGCCGACTTCCTGCATGTCTATCGCCCGCCCGCCAGCGGCGATTTCTGCCTGGAGCCAGTCAGCCATATGCCCGACGCGATCAACCGCGGCGGCATGGCGTCCTTAGCCCCCAACGACACCGTGCATCTGACCATGACGATCCAAATCGACAAAATCGACCAGACGCTTCCGAAATCCGCCGGGATCGCCTAA
- a CDS encoding sugar porter family MFS transporter, producing the protein MNEGSVEKVNMAFIAAIVAVATIGGFMFGYDSGVINGTQKGLEAAFDLGKLGIGVNVGAILVGSSIGAFMAGRMADLIGRRGVMMLAAVLFLGSALLAGAAGSSAIFIFARIIGGLGVGAASVISPVYISEVTPAAVRGRLSSVQQVMIISGLTGAFIANFVLARYAGGSTAPLWLDFPAWRWMFWLQAIPAAIYLVALLFIPESPRYLVARGRDAEAEVVLTRLFGPLEAARKVAEIRASLAADHHRPKLSDLISKTTGKIRPIVWTGIGLAVFQQLVGINVVFYYGATLWEAVGFSEDNALQINILSGVLSIGACLGAIALVDKIGRKPLLLIGSAGMAVTLAIVAYAFSTAVTGADGAVSLPGHNGLMALIAANLYVIFFNLSWGPIMWVMLGEMFPNQIRGSGLAIAGFAQWIANAAISVSFPALAVSPGLVVTYTGYALFAAISFFFVRKMVHETKGRELEDMEG; encoded by the coding sequence ATGAATGAGGGGAGCGTCGAGAAGGTCAACATGGCCTTCATCGCTGCAATCGTCGCCGTGGCGACGATCGGCGGGTTCATGTTCGGCTATGATTCGGGCGTCATCAACGGCACGCAGAAGGGGCTGGAAGCCGCCTTTGACCTGGGCAAGCTGGGCATCGGCGTCAATGTCGGCGCGATCCTGGTCGGGTCTTCGATCGGCGCCTTCATGGCGGGGCGGATGGCCGACCTGATCGGCCGGCGCGGCGTGATGATGCTGGCGGCGGTCCTGTTCCTGGGCAGCGCGCTGCTGGCGGGCGCGGCCGGCTCTTCCGCCATCTTCATCTTCGCCCGCATCATCGGCGGCCTGGGCGTCGGCGCGGCCAGCGTCATTTCGCCGGTCTACATCTCCGAAGTCACCCCCGCCGCGGTGCGCGGACGGCTGTCGAGCGTGCAGCAGGTCATGATCATCTCCGGTCTGACCGGCGCGTTCATCGCCAATTTCGTGCTGGCCCGCTATGCCGGCGGCTCCACCGCGCCCTTGTGGCTGGACTTCCCGGCGTGGCGCTGGATGTTCTGGTTGCAGGCGATCCCGGCGGCCATCTATCTGGTCGCGCTGCTGTTCATCCCCGAAAGCCCCCGCTATTTGGTGGCGCGCGGACGCGATGCCGAGGCGGAAGTCGTGCTGACGCGCCTGTTCGGCCCGCTGGAAGCCGCGCGCAAGGTGGCCGAAATCCGTGCCAGCCTGGCCGCCGACCATCATCGGCCCAAGCTGTCCGACCTGATCAGCAAGACCACGGGCAAGATCCGGCCGATCGTGTGGACCGGCATTGGCCTGGCTGTCTTCCAGCAGTTGGTCGGCATCAACGTCGTCTTCTATTATGGCGCGACCTTGTGGGAAGCGGTCGGCTTTTCCGAAGATAATGCGCTCCAGATCAACATCTTGTCGGGCGTGCTGTCGATCGGCGCGTGTCTGGGCGCGATCGCTCTGGTCGACAAGATCGGGCGCAAGCCGCTGCTGCTGATCGGTTCGGCGGGCATGGCGGTCACGCTGGCGATCGTCGCCTATGCCTTCTCCACCGCCGTCACCGGCGCGGACGGCGCTGTGTCGCTGCCCGGCCATAACGGCCTGATGGCGCTGATCGCGGCCAATCTCTACGTGATCTTCTTCAACCTCAGCTGGGGTCCGATCATGTGGGTGATGCTGGGCGAAATGTTCCCCAATCAGATCCGCGGGTCTGGCCTGGCGATCGCCGGTTTCGCCCAGTGGATCGCCAACGCCGCCATCTCGGTCAGCTTCCCGGCGCTGGCCGTGTCCCCGGGGCTGGTCGTCACCTATACCGGCTATGCGCTGTTTGCGGCGATCAGCTTCTTCTTCGTGCGCAAGATGGTGCATGAGACGAAAGGGCGCGAGCTTGAGGATATGGAAGGCTGA
- a CDS encoding SMP-30/gluconolactonase/LRE family protein, with protein sequence MPAGADMLTADLQSVLSVGATLGEGPVWVARDAALWFVDIKQHRIHRYDPALDVGRSWATPGQVGWILPTDDGLFAVGLQSGVHSFDPAAGSFTLIHAPEAHLPGNRQNDATVAPDGALWFGSMDDAEEATSGYIYRFHKGVCVEAGLPAVSITNGPALSPDGRTLYHTDTLGKRIWRTQLAQDGSVGSTTLFTRIEDGAGYPDGPTVDAEGCLWTGLFGGWAVRRYDPAGTLMREVRFPVANITKIAFGGDDLTTAYATTARKGLDRASLEQQPLAGDLFAFDPGVAGLPGHVATI encoded by the coding sequence ATGCCGGCTGGCGCTGATATGCTGACGGCCGATCTCCAGAGCGTGCTGTCAGTCGGCGCGACGCTGGGCGAAGGTCCGGTGTGGGTCGCGCGCGATGCCGCCTTGTGGTTCGTGGATATCAAGCAGCATCGCATCCACCGCTACGATCCGGCGCTGGACGTCGGGCGCAGTTGGGCGACGCCGGGCCAGGTCGGATGGATTCTCCCCACCGACGACGGGCTGTTTGCGGTCGGGCTGCAATCGGGCGTCCACAGCTTCGATCCCGCGGCGGGCAGCTTTACGCTGATCCATGCCCCCGAAGCGCATCTTCCCGGCAATCGTCAGAATGACGCAACCGTCGCACCCGACGGCGCGCTCTGGTTCGGGTCGATGGACGATGCGGAGGAAGCGACGAGCGGCTATATCTATCGCTTCCACAAAGGCGTCTGTGTCGAGGCCGGGTTGCCTGCGGTATCGATCACCAATGGCCCTGCCCTCTCGCCAGACGGCCGCACCCTCTATCACACCGACACGCTGGGCAAGCGCATCTGGCGCACGCAACTCGCGCAGGACGGCAGCGTCGGCAGCACGACTCTGTTCACCCGGATCGAGGACGGCGCGGGCTATCCCGATGGCCCTACGGTCGATGCCGAAGGCTGCCTGTGGACTGGCCTGTTCGGCGGCTGGGCGGTGCGCCGCTACGACCCGGCCGGCACGCTGATGCGGGAGGTGCGCTTCCCCGTCGCCAACATCACCAAGATCGCCTTTGGCGGCGACGATTTGACCACCGCCTACGCCACGACCGCGCGCAAGGGGCTGGACAGGGCATCGCTGGAACAGCAACCTCTGGCGGGCGATCTCTTCGCTTTCGACCCCGGCGTGGCCGGGCTGCCGGGGCATGTCGCAACGATATAA
- a CDS encoding SDR family NAD(P)-dependent oxidoreductase, with translation MSAIYPSLRGKRVFISGGGSGIGEGLVEAFVGQGAHVAFCDIAVAESEALVARLQDADVAPIFHAIDLRDIDAVQAMIATVETQLGGIDILINNAANDDRHTIEEVTPAYWDERMAVNLRHLFFAAQAAAPAMKRAGGGVILNFGSISWHLALPELTLYQTAKAAIEGLTRSLARDLGRDNIRVNTIIPGNVKTPRQEKWYTPEGEAEIVAAQCLDGRILPKDVAALVLFLASDDARYCTAHDYFIDAGWR, from the coding sequence ATGAGCGCCATTTATCCCAGTCTTCGGGGCAAACGCGTCTTCATCAGCGGCGGTGGCAGCGGCATCGGCGAAGGGCTGGTCGAGGCCTTCGTCGGCCAAGGCGCGCATGTCGCCTTCTGCGACATCGCCGTGGCGGAGAGCGAGGCGCTGGTCGCCCGCCTCCAGGACGCCGATGTCGCCCCGATCTTCCACGCCATAGACCTGCGCGACATAGACGCGGTGCAGGCGATGATCGCCACGGTCGAAACACAACTGGGTGGCATCGATATCCTCATCAACAACGCCGCCAATGACGATCGCCACACGATCGAAGAGGTCACGCCCGCCTATTGGGACGAGCGGATGGCAGTGAACCTGCGCCACCTCTTCTTCGCGGCGCAGGCGGCGGCGCCGGCGATGAAGCGCGCGGGTGGCGGCGTGATCCTGAATTTCGGGTCGATCAGCTGGCACCTCGCCCTGCCGGAACTGACATTGTATCAGACCGCCAAGGCCGCGATCGAGGGGCTGACCCGCAGCCTGGCCCGTGACCTTGGCCGTGACAATATCCGCGTCAACACGATCATCCCCGGCAATGTGAAGACCCCGCGCCAGGAAAAATGGTACACGCCCGAAGGCGAAGCGGAGATCGTCGCGGCGCAATGCCTGGACGGCCGCATCCTGCCGAAGGACGTCGCCGCGCTGGTCCTGTTCCTGGCGTCGGACGATGCGCGTTATTGCACGGCCCATGATTATTTCATCGATGCCGGCTGGCGCTGA
- a CDS encoding fumarylacetoacetate hydrolase family protein gives MPGDSSLLAKNLVDCLPVDWRAGLFVGRVLTADGPSPILVRNGIAHDMSRIAPTVAQLVESLPLAADAGEALGPFDALDLPLLSPVDLQCVKAAGVTFALSAIERVIEERARGDASAAADIRGRLEERVGGSIRAVVPGSPEAAALKTALIEDGLWSQYLEVAIGPDAEVFTKAPVLATVGAGAQIGIRSDSTWNNPEPEVVLIVDSAGSAIGSTLGNDVNLRDFEGRSALLLGKAKDNNASCSLGPLIRLFDDDFTIDDVRNAEVELTIDGPEGYRLEGASSMNQISRDPLELVRQTLSEHQYPDGFALFLGTLFAPVQDRDDPGRGFTHKVGDVVSISTPRLGKLVNTVVTSKDAAPWTYGLVAFMTNLAKRGLLKDAAA, from the coding sequence ATGCCGGGGGACTCCTCCTTGCTCGCCAAGAATTTGGTAGATTGCCTGCCCGTCGACTGGCGCGCCGGTCTGTTTGTTGGTCGTGTCCTGACCGCTGATGGCCCCAGCCCGATCCTGGTGCGCAACGGCATTGCCCATGACATGAGCCGGATCGCCCCCACCGTGGCGCAACTGGTCGAAAGCCTGCCGCTGGCCGCTGACGCAGGCGAGGCGCTTGGTCCGTTTGACGCACTCGACCTGCCGCTGCTCAGTCCGGTCGATCTGCAATGCGTCAAGGCCGCCGGCGTGACCTTTGCCCTGTCCGCCATCGAGCGGGTGATCGAGGAGCGCGCACGCGGTGACGCCAGCGCCGCCGCGGACATTCGTGGTCGCCTGGAGGAGCGCGTGGGCGGCTCCATCCGCGCCGTAGTCCCCGGTTCGCCCGAAGCCGCGGCGCTCAAGACCGCGCTGATCGAGGATGGCCTTTGGTCGCAATATCTGGAGGTCGCAATCGGCCCGGATGCGGAGGTCTTTACCAAGGCACCCGTGCTGGCGACCGTCGGCGCAGGGGCGCAGATCGGGATCCGTTCCGATTCGACCTGGAACAACCCGGAACCCGAAGTGGTGCTGATCGTCGATTCCGCTGGGAGCGCTATCGGCTCGACCTTGGGCAATGACGTCAACCTGCGCGATTTCGAAGGGCGATCGGCGCTACTGCTGGGCAAGGCGAAGGACAATAATGCCTCTTGCTCGCTCGGCCCGCTGATCCGCCTGTTCGACGACGATTTCACGATCGACGATGTGCGCAACGCCGAAGTGGAACTGACCATCGATGGGCCGGAAGGCTATCGCCTGGAAGGCGCGAGCAGCATGAACCAGATCAGCCGCGATCCGCTGGAGCTGGTGCGCCAGACTTTGTCGGAACATCAATATCCCGACGGTTTCGCCCTGTTCCTGGGCACGCTGTTCGCGCCGGTGCAGGATCGCGACGATCCAGGCCGCGGCTTTACCCATAAGGTCGGCGATGTCGTCTCCATCTCCACCCCGCGTCTGGGCAAGCTGGTCAACACGGTGGTCACGTCGAAGGACGCCGCGCCCTGGACCTATGGCCTGGTCGCGTTCATGACCAACCTTGCCAAACGCGGCCTGTTGAAAGACGCTGCCGCATGA
- a CDS encoding calcium-binding protein — MIRTLLFATALAVTAPAMAQQSMSPDQGATPVSPQSATPAAPQTPTSAAPANTPATVASIVDSEFPAYDANSDGQLDQSEFSRWMVALKDQEMKATGSTLPAEQVTAWASGAFTTADKDKSVTISKPELVSYLSGGAG; from the coding sequence ATGATCCGCACATTGTTATTCGCGACCGCGCTGGCCGTCACAGCGCCCGCCATGGCGCAGCAGAGCATGAGCCCCGATCAGGGCGCGACTCCTGTGTCGCCCCAGTCCGCAACGCCCGCCGCGCCGCAGACGCCGACGTCCGCCGCGCCCGCAAATACACCAGCGACCGTTGCGTCGATCGTCGACAGCGAATTCCCCGCCTATGACGCCAATAGCGACGGGCAACTGGACCAGTCGGAATTTTCACGCTGGATGGTGGCGCTGAAGGATCAGGAAATGAAGGCGACGGGATCGACATTGCCAGCCGAGCAGGTCACAGCCTGGGCCAGTGGTGCGTTCACGACCGCAGATAAGGATAAGAGCGTTACGATCAGCAAGCCTGAACTGGTCAGCTATTTGAGCGGCGGCGCAGGCTAA